A part of Vulcanisaeta moutnovskia 768-28 genomic DNA contains:
- a CDS encoding HepT-like ribonuclease domain-containing protein, protein MRLKGILELLTKYFGEFQAIRRSGGSIYAIERLAQLTIQALLNMGAMLAVELRDEKPETYRGIADYLSNKLGLSEDLRRFLRSLAGFRNVLVHGYAEIDRGLEEEAFREMEERLPTILEKISSLIMSIGDPGQIGIEELRVRLRPVFERHGVKFAFLFGSRARKEVGKDYDIAISANLRSALEIGGLIVDIAEALGVSEDLVDVVHIESADASILYSVISDGVVIYGNEDEAVNYLWRRYLELLDINEYVNHLER, encoded by the coding sequence ATGAGACTCAAGGGAATCCTCGAATTACTAACGAAGTACTTCGGAGAATTCCAGGCAATACGGCGGAGTGGTGGGAGTATCTACGCAATCGAGAGGCTTGCGCAATTAACGATACAGGCATTGCTGAACATGGGCGCGATGCTCGCGGTGGAGCTGAGGGATGAGAAGCCCGAGACATATAGGGGCATTGCTGATTACCTATCCAATAAACTAGGCCTTAGTGAGGACTTGAGGAGATTCCTGAGGAGCCTCGCCGGCTTTAGGAACGTGTTGGTTCACGGGTATGCGGAGATTGATAGGGGCCTTGAGGAGGAGGCCTTCAGGGAGATGGAGGAGAGGTTGCCAACCATTCTCGAGAAAATAAGCAGCCTCATAATGAGCATCGGTGACCCGGGGCAGATAGGCATTGAGGAGTTGAGGGTTAGGCTAAGGCCAGTGTTTGAGAGGCATGGCGTCAAGTTCGCGTTCCTATTCGGCTCAAGGGCCAGGAAGGAGGTTGGTAAGGACTACGACATCGCTATTTCAGCAAACCTCAGGAGCGCCCTGGAGATTGGCGGGTTAATAGTGGATATAGCCGAGGCCCTGGGCGTAAGTGAGGACTTAGTCGACGTGGTCCACATAGAGAGCGCGGACGCATCAATCCTCTACTCAGTGATTAGTGATGGCGTGGTGATCTACGGCAATGAGGATGAAGCCGTGAACTACCTATGGAGGAGGTACCTGGAACTCCTCGACATAAATGAGTACGTAAACCACCTAGAAAGGTGA
- a CDS encoding PaREP1 family protein encodes MKKVVPRILTSRVKALTQTLKEVRHSELSTWLSTALELHDYQCNWPDPDMVLSNYRNEEETAKDIVLLIGELVRHVEKLKARVRWGSNALKGLRNLGK; translated from the coding sequence ATGAAGAAGGTAGTGCCTAGGATTCTAACAAGTAGAGTAAAGGCATTAACACAAACGCTTAAAGAGGTTAGACACAGTGAATTATCAACATGGTTGAGCACAGCCCTAGAACTCCACGATTATCAATGTAATTGGCCAGACCCAGATATGGTACTATCAAACTATAGAAACGAAGAAGAGACAGCTAAGGATATTGTTTTGCTCATTGGTGAGTTGGTTAGGCATGTTGAGAAGTTGAAGGCTAGGGTTAGGTGGGGTAGCAATGCCCTTAAGGGGCTGAGGAACTTAGGTAAGTGA
- a CDS encoding PaREP1 family protein — MEGLIRRLMELGIDVNELLLDALGAKDPEESSRERISIAEKYMRECEEYVNKGDAAQASEKAYKAAEEVIKALAEKFRTPEYDRFLREGRWYTYLLSMASKTLAKSLGDWVIDGWNAAYDLHVWGFHEGKLTIDYVKVGVNKVRKMLDEAKEILLQQGSV; from the coding sequence GTGGAGGGGTTGATTAGGAGGTTAATGGAACTGGGTATTGATGTTAATGAATTACTACTTGATGCACTGGGTGCTAAGGATCCTGAGGAGAGTTCTAGGGAGAGGATTAGTATTGCTGAAAAGTACATGAGGGAGTGTGAGGAGTACGTGAATAAGGGCGATGCTGCACAGGCAAGCGAGAAGGCCTACAAGGCTGCGGAGGAGGTCATTAAGGCCCTGGCGGAGAAGTTCAGGACACCTGAGTATGATAGGTTCCTGAGGGAGGGCCGATGGTACACGTATCTACTAAGTATGGCTAGTAAGACCCTAGCTAAGAGTCTGGGTGACTGGGTTATTGATGGTTGGAACGCTGCATATGACCTACACGTATGGGGATTCCACGAGGGGAAGCTAACAATAGACTATGTAAAGGTTGGCGTAAATAAGGTTAGGAAAATGCTAGATGAGGCTAAGGAAATCCTCCTTCAACAAGGCTCAGTGTGA
- a CDS encoding PaREP1 family protein, with the protein MSAEALERPLPRLTMEDYVSARLLEALVEAGLALKFLGRGLVRDSAGKAFRVWRALLAALLRLELGKLMQVTRSDEERGWLMDRAVPRVPTGRMKALSQLLEDVGYGGLSAWTDKALDLHDYQYNGPDPGMALSKYRSREEAVVGVKLVINELMGE; encoded by the coding sequence ATGAGTGCTGAGGCCCTTGAGAGGCCTTTGCCTAGGCTGACCATGGAGGATTATGTCAGTGCTAGGTTGTTGGAGGCTTTAGTTGAGGCTGGGTTGGCCCTTAAGTTCCTGGGTAGGGGCTTGGTTAGGGATTCTGCTGGTAAGGCCTTCCGGGTGTGGAGGGCATTGTTGGCTGCCTTGCTCAGGCTTGAGTTGGGTAAATTGATGCAGGTAACTAGGTCTGATGAGGAGAGGGGGTGGCTTATGGATAGGGCTGTGCCTAGGGTACCGACGGGTAGGATGAAGGCATTGTCCCAATTGCTCGAGGATGTTGGTTATGGCGGGTTATCAGCATGGACGGACAAGGCATTAGACCTACATGACTATCAGTACAATGGTCCGGATCCAGGCATGGCGTTATCGAAGTACAGAAGTAGGGAGGAGGCTGTAGTGGGCGTAAAACTCGTTATAAACGAATTAATGGGGGAATAG
- a CDS encoding glycosyltransferase, whose translation MPKILHSPIDVNRVMKYSSNKDLIASILARFEYAKDWDFILIVFKDLINKCGINNIKLYLIGSINNNTDIRHVKYLLNLAEKLGIKEKIRIFINLSIDDIYKILNKSMAFIHVKPHEHLGMVVIKAMAAGAVPIVHRSGGPWFDIVDMGRYGYGYSSREEAVEALCRVLTSDREFARMSRLVVKRAREFSFEKFRDRVKDIISGAL comes from the coding sequence ATGCCAAAGATTCTTCACTCACCTATTGATGTTAATAGAGTAATGAAGTACTCAAGTAATAAAGACTTAATTGCAAGCATATTAGCAAGGTTTGAATATGCAAAGGACTGGGATTTCATCCTTATCGTATTTAAAGATTTAATTAATAAATGCGGCATTAATAATATAAAGTTATATTTAATAGGATCTATTAATAATAATACGGATATTAGACATGTAAAATATTTACTTAATTTAGCGGAAAAACTAGGTATTAAAGAGAAAATTAGAATTTTTATAAATTTAAGTATTGATGATATTTATAAGATACTTAATAAATCCATGGCGTTTATCCATGTAAAGCCTCATGAACATCTTGGCATGGTAGTTATCAAGGCCATGGCAGCCGGTGCTGTACCGATTGTTCATAGGTCTGGGGGTCCCTGGTTTGACATAGTGGACATGGGTAGGTATGGCTATGGATACTCAAGCAGGGAGGAGGCTGTGGAGGCGTTGTGCAGGGTATTAACGAGCGATAGGGAATTCGCTAGGATGAGTAGGTTGGTGGTAAAGAGGGCTAGGGAATTCTCCTTTGAGAAATTTAGGGATAGGGTTAAGGACATCATAAGCGGCGCATTATGA
- a CDS encoding glycosyltransferase family 4 protein, whose amino-acid sequence MIGRFSFEKRNHWVVTELMPRLIKEVPDVKLDIIGGTGTIPSESYY is encoded by the coding sequence ATGATTGGCAGGTTCTCATTCGAGAAGCGTAATCACTGGGTTGTGACCGAGTTAATGCCGAGGCTCATTAAAGAGGTGCCTGATGTGAAGCTGGACATTATTGGTGGCACGGGCACAATACCTAGTGAGTCATATTACTAG
- a CDS encoding glycosyltransferase family 4 protein yields MKVLVTHHYWDRPGGGELVAGAFALAFSTMGHHVELTATTRFCVSCYKEWFGMDLTKFKVHSLPFKLRAFGIYLRALSWVPAVAVIPRMKPDLVFIDFYQTKPIVRLKRRYGFKTIEYIHFPFETVYGPRKIRSWRDDPYLAERYGKFPWDIYLMGSLWLSERFNRGNPFKVHELVMANSRWTADLVKQIHGEYPLVVNPPLPPNVNVAMEPKPFEERQDIVVMVGRFSNEKRYHWVVSEVMPRLVKEVPDVRLVIIGGTGTVPSENYFEKTIELARKSGVFNNVVLMKNAPGDAKLNALDSAKVFLHATINEHWGVAVAEAMARGLPVVVHRSGGAWSDLAMSGEVGLGYENADEAVNAIAKLLTDGRAWGDYSRRSLERVRDITFDRFVERLAELVKKML; encoded by the coding sequence ATGAAGGTTTTAGTCACGCACCACTACTGGGACAGGCCGGGCGGCGGTGAATTGGTGGCTGGGGCGTTCGCCCTGGCATTCAGCACCATGGGGCATCATGTGGAGTTGACTGCGACTACTAGGTTCTGCGTATCGTGTTATAAGGAGTGGTTCGGAATGGACCTAACGAAATTCAAGGTACACTCACTGCCGTTCAAGCTACGTGCCTTTGGGATATACTTAAGGGCTCTTTCGTGGGTGCCTGCCGTCGCCGTCATACCAAGGATGAAACCGGACCTGGTATTCATCGATTTTTACCAGACAAAGCCCATCGTACGATTGAAGCGTAGGTACGGCTTCAAAACAATCGAGTACATACACTTCCCATTCGAAACAGTGTATGGACCACGAAAGATAAGGTCATGGAGGGACGACCCGTACTTAGCCGAGAGGTACGGCAAGTTCCCGTGGGACATATACCTAATGGGTAGTCTGTGGCTCAGCGAGAGGTTTAACAGGGGTAATCCCTTCAAGGTTCATGAGCTCGTTATGGCGAATTCGAGGTGGACCGCTGACCTGGTCAAGCAAATACACGGCGAGTACCCATTGGTGGTTAACCCACCACTGCCACCAAACGTCAATGTTGCCATGGAGCCGAAGCCCTTCGAGGAGAGACAGGACATAGTGGTCATGGTCGGCAGGTTTAGTAATGAGAAGCGTTATCACTGGGTTGTGAGTGAGGTGATGCCAAGGCTAGTCAAGGAGGTCCCAGACGTTAGGCTAGTCATTATTGGTGGAACAGGTACCGTACCCTCCGAGAACTACTTCGAAAAAACAATCGAGTTGGCAAGGAAGAGCGGTGTGTTTAATAACGTTGTACTTATGAAGAATGCGCCCGGCGATGCAAAGCTGAACGCGTTGGACAGCGCGAAGGTCTTCCTGCATGCAACAATCAACGAGCACTGGGGCGTTGCAGTGGCAGAGGCCATGGCAAGGGGCTTGCCCGTTGTCGTGCATAGGAGCGGTGGCGCCTGGAGTGACCTGGCGATGAGTGGTGAGGTTGGGCTTGGTTATGAAAATGCTGACGAGGCTGTGAATGCGATAGCTAAGCTTCTAACGGATGGGAGGGCGTGGGGTGATTACTCGAGGAGGAGCCTGGAGAGGGTTAGGGACATAACCTTTGATAGGTTCGTTGAGAGGTTGGCGGAGCTCGTGAAGAAAATGCTGTAA
- a CDS encoding PaREP1 family protein, translating into MVVSLELPRVIYEKVREKGLDIEDLVIYTLMNVMQLDPGELAKARLELADKYLGEAREYIDKGDAVQASEKLYRVAEECVKALAEKYNTPEYQEAVREGRWFAYLLGRAARSLSARLNEPRIADAWSRAYDLHVWGFHEGKYGIDYVRVDLPLIEWLVNYTRQLVAR; encoded by the coding sequence ATGGTTGTTTCATTAGAGTTGCCGAGGGTTATTTATGAGAAGGTTAGGGAAAAGGGCCTGGACATTGAGGACCTTGTGATATATACGCTGATGAATGTCATGCAGTTAGATCCCGGCGAGCTGGCTAAGGCGAGGCTTGAACTCGCGGATAAGTACTTAGGTGAGGCCAGGGAATACATCGACAAAGGCGATGCCGTCCAAGCTAGCGAGAAGTTGTATAGGGTCGCTGAGGAGTGCGTCAAGGCCTTGGCAGAGAAGTACAACACACCTGAGTACCAGGAGGCAGTTAGGGAGGGTAGGTGGTTCGCGTACCTGCTCGGTAGGGCCGCTAGGTCGTTGAGTGCTAGGCTTAATGAGCCGAGGATTGCCGATGCCTGGTCCAGGGCCTATGATCTACATGTGTGGGGTTTTCATGAGGGTAAGTACGGAATTGATTATGTGAGGGTTGACCTACCACTCATTGAGTGGTTGGTGAATTATACGAGGCAGTTAGTGGCTAGGTGA
- a CDS encoding GTP--adenosylcobinamide-phosphate guanylyltransferase, whose protein sequence is MNVIIMAGGAGTRLSNPNKPLIEVCGKPMIMRVIEAVEDLGAVYIATTIRHSSIIEFARNHGYKALITGGKGYPEDFLEAINRVGIPALIVPADMPFLNKQLVRKFLIMAAYVMAPMITLMYRRDEILGFTGISLVRRIKLDQGIIPWVSLVVPWSKELLNINTPSDINTAQEVCENMSQKVF, encoded by the coding sequence ATGAATGTAATAATCATGGCCGGCGGCGCAGGAACTAGGCTCTCTAACCCCAATAAACCGTTGATTGAGGTATGCGGTAAGCCAATGATAATGCGCGTCATCGAGGCTGTTGAGGACTTAGGCGCTGTATACATTGCAACCACAATTAGGCACTCATCCATTATAGAATTTGCGAGAAACCATGGCTATAAAGCCCTAATAACAGGCGGTAAGGGTTACCCTGAGGACTTCCTGGAGGCCATAAATAGGGTAGGTATACCTGCCCTCATAGTTCCTGCTGACATGCCATTCTTAAACAAGCAGTTAGTTAGGAAGTTCTTGATTATGGCTGCGTATGTCATGGCACCAATGATAACACTCATGTATAGGAGGGATGAAATCCTAGGATTTACGGGAATAAGCCTTGTAAGGAGAATAAAGCTAGACCAAGGCATTATCCCGTGGGTATCACTAGTAGTTCCATGGAGCAAGGAATTACTCAATATAAATACTCCAAGCGACATTAACACAGCTCAGGAAGTATGCGAGAATATGTCGCAAAAAGTATTTTAA
- the mobA gene encoding molybdenum cofactor guanylyltransferase, whose product MICGIILSGGLSRRFQVRGEPWIDKALYMVGNEPMIRLIYNALSQITSKVIIAVNEVDKALKYRSIIPSADYVIDDEKFKGPLAGIYSALNKCGEEYAVVVPNDMPYITPKALEPLISELGNFDATTYVYPNGHLENALMAVRRTVTLQYMDLLVNYGRSKIFDLIRGLPKVLFLDPLMHGIELKSLVNVNTRSDLTGTSMRINGQVIKSDISIIREYVINDVVGKDLNKIVGSLWYTLITSDPWPEFRLYAEAGLHFLAAHVLLDSVNENVKQLGRRILTSFGVDKA is encoded by the coding sequence ATGATCTGCGGCATTATATTGAGTGGTGGTTTATCGCGGAGATTTCAGGTACGTGGTGAACCATGGATTGATAAGGCCCTGTATATGGTGGGTAATGAACCAATGATAAGACTCATTTATAACGCCTTGTCGCAAATAACCAGTAAAGTTATCATAGCAGTGAATGAAGTTGATAAAGCCTTGAAATATAGATCGATAATACCAAGCGCCGACTATGTCATTGATGATGAGAAATTCAAGGGACCACTCGCGGGTATTTACTCAGCACTTAATAAGTGTGGTGAGGAGTACGCCGTGGTGGTTCCCAACGACATGCCTTACATAACGCCAAAAGCCCTCGAACCATTAATAAGCGAACTAGGAAATTTTGATGCTACTACCTATGTATACCCAAACGGGCATTTAGAGAATGCATTAATGGCGGTCAGGAGGACTGTAACTCTCCAATACATGGACTTACTTGTTAATTACGGTAGATCGAAGATCTTCGACCTAATTAGGGGATTACCAAAGGTACTATTCCTAGATCCATTGATGCATGGAATTGAGTTGAAGAGTCTCGTAAACGTGAATACACGTAGTGACTTAACGGGCACTTCCATGAGAATTAACGGGCAGGTAATTAAGAGCGATATTTCAATAATTAGGGAGTACGTAATTAATGACGTAGTGGGTAAAGACCTTAATAAGATAGTAGGCTCGCTCTGGTATACATTAATTACAAGTGATCCCTGGCCCGAGTTCAGGCTATATGCTGAGGCAGGTCTTCACTTCCTGGCTGCTCATGTACTGCTTGACTCAGTTAATGAGAATGTTAAGCAGCTCGGTAGGCGCATATTGACCTCATTCGGTGTTGATAAGGCATGA
- a CDS encoding histone deacetylase family protein, producing MIGIIYDNAYLEHKPPRSHIENPSRIMTIIKSISGTVTMEKPINDVNEWLLKVHDEDYVRRIDEACDMGYVFIDADTYVSPGTCKAARLAVGAVLKGVDKVLSGEWGTAYAVVRPPGHHVGRSGRALMAPTQGFCIFNNVVVGAVYALEHGFNKVVILDVDVHHGNGTQEIFYEDPRVLYVSLHQDPLTIYPGTGFIDDVGEGEGEGFNVNVPLPPFTADDAYMNALDRVVWPIIEEFRPQLILVSLGFDAHMLDSIANLRLSLNTYAYVFRRLRNMIGKVRGVVFVLEGGYNSDTLSRGSRLLIDIMSNRDVEIDEGVTQTEPRIMARVNSVIKDVINTQRNYWHLA from the coding sequence ATGATTGGTATAATCTATGACAATGCATACCTGGAACATAAGCCCCCAAGAAGCCACATTGAGAACCCAAGTAGGATTATGACAATCATTAAATCAATAAGCGGTACTGTAACTATGGAGAAGCCTATTAATGATGTTAATGAGTGGTTACTTAAGGTTCATGATGAGGATTACGTGAGGCGAATTGATGAGGCTTGTGATATGGGTTACGTATTCATAGATGCGGATACATACGTTAGCCCAGGTACCTGCAAGGCTGCGAGACTTGCTGTAGGCGCTGTCTTAAAGGGGGTTGATAAGGTGCTAAGTGGTGAGTGGGGTACTGCTTATGCGGTTGTTAGGCCGCCTGGCCATCATGTCGGTCGTAGTGGTAGGGCATTAATGGCACCAACCCAGGGCTTCTGCATATTCAATAATGTAGTCGTCGGTGCCGTTTATGCCTTGGAGCACGGTTTTAATAAGGTGGTTATACTTGATGTTGATGTTCATCATGGAAATGGCACGCAGGAAATATTCTATGAGGATCCAAGGGTTTTGTACGTAAGTCTTCATCAGGACCCATTAACTATTTATCCAGGTACTGGATTCATTGATGATGTTGGTGAGGGGGAGGGCGAGGGTTTTAACGTTAATGTTCCATTACCGCCATTTACGGCGGATGATGCCTACATGAATGCCCTAGATAGGGTTGTATGGCCGATAATCGAGGAGTTCAGGCCGCAATTGATCCTGGTTTCCCTGGGCTTTGATGCGCACATGCTTGATAGTATAGCTAACCTGAGACTGTCCCTTAATACGTATGCCTATGTATTTAGGAGATTGAGGAATATGATTGGTAAAGTTAGGGGTGTTGTCTTCGTGCTTGAAGGTGGTTATAATAGTGATACCCTAAGCAGGGGTTCAAGGCTTTTAATTGATATCATGAGTAATAGGGACGTGGAGATTGATGAGGGGGTGACACAGACTGAGCCAAGGATTATGGCCCGTGTGAACTCCGTTATTAAGGATGTGATCAATACCCAGAGAAATTACTGGCACCTGGCTTAA
- the rqcH gene encoding ribosome rescue protein RqcH, with protein sequence MPNQKRSLNVLDLLAISIELTELRDSIIDKVYTMSNSLLLRFRKESEKYFVIANSHRFGLTSYVLEHGAEGVTPLRRLIEGMRLRSIELLNFDRIVKLVFSDGYLVIELLEPWNAIYMSNDNVIRWVLRAYRSRDRVINIGLEYKPPPQSFVKPTDDRESVVKALQGYDTIGKAIARGLGLGGEIANEVCTRALIDCALPVNSINLDSVISVIRSMVNTVGRGELEPTIYYSNGAPITVTPIKYLSIKYDNIKQFRRFNEAVDEYFHEIEVREESEKKLASITGEIMRLEKSVDELMMSIEGFRKGSEELRIKAETVLNWKYVIEELLNVLRNYWSSYKDEFQELIKGMEYQGIRVKGFDPRSKVVLLDINGITVSIPLNTDVGDVINNLFNRAKELERKAKSAEEVMSQLRARIEELRAEGEKVIESIREGSIHVIYGAREWFERFRWFITSGGKLVIAGRDAAQNEVIVRHYLRPWDIFVHADIPGAAVVVIRLSNPSDNASNSDIYEAAQYAAAYSRAWVMGLSVLDVFYVRGEQVTKKAPSGEYLGKGSFMIYGTRGWIRNVELRLGIGLRIDNLSDASLIRLITAPLSMVSSLTNYYAVLRPGSRDKVNISKEIYNWFKSKVPGFTKVINLSNVVDVVPGPSIIEGFYEGSPMPWDKLESLVK encoded by the coding sequence ATGCCTAATCAAAAGAGGTCATTAAATGTCCTGGACCTATTAGCAATCTCAATTGAACTTACTGAGTTAAGGGATTCAATAATTGATAAGGTCTATACCATGAGCAATTCATTACTACTTAGGTTTAGGAAGGAGTCTGAGAAGTACTTCGTAATAGCCAACTCCCATAGGTTTGGATTGACGAGTTACGTCCTTGAGCATGGAGCCGAGGGAGTAACACCGCTTAGGAGGTTGATTGAGGGAATGAGGCTAAGGAGCATTGAGTTATTGAATTTTGATAGGATTGTTAAGTTAGTGTTTAGTGACGGTTATCTGGTAATTGAATTACTGGAGCCCTGGAATGCCATTTACATGAGTAATGATAACGTAATTAGATGGGTCTTAAGGGCATATAGAAGTAGGGATAGAGTGATAAATATTGGCCTTGAGTATAAGCCACCGCCCCAAAGCTTTGTCAAGCCCACTGATGATCGTGAAAGTGTGGTTAAGGCCTTACAGGGCTATGATACTATAGGTAAGGCAATTGCCAGAGGCTTAGGTTTAGGTGGTGAAATCGCCAATGAGGTATGCACTAGGGCATTGATTGATTGTGCATTACCCGTTAATTCCATTAATTTAGATAGTGTTATCTCAGTAATTAGGTCCATGGTAAATACCGTAGGCAGAGGGGAATTGGAGCCCACCATTTATTATAGTAATGGTGCACCAATAACAGTAACTCCAATTAAGTACCTATCAATTAAGTACGATAACATTAAGCAGTTTAGGAGATTTAATGAGGCTGTTGATGAGTATTTCCATGAGATTGAGGTTAGGGAGGAGTCTGAGAAAAAACTTGCCAGTATTACTGGTGAGATTATGAGACTTGAGAAGAGTGTTGATGAATTAATGATGAGTATTGAGGGTTTTAGGAAGGGTTCTGAGGAGTTGAGGATTAAGGCGGAGACGGTACTTAATTGGAAGTACGTAATTGAGGAGTTACTTAATGTGCTTAGGAATTATTGGTCATCGTATAAGGATGAGTTCCAGGAGTTGATCAAGGGTATGGAATACCAGGGAATTAGGGTTAAGGGCTTTGATCCGAGAAGTAAGGTAGTGCTTCTTGATATTAATGGTATTACGGTGTCAATACCATTGAATACCGATGTTGGTGATGTAATTAATAATCTCTTCAATAGGGCTAAGGAGCTTGAGCGCAAGGCCAAAAGCGCAGAGGAGGTGATGAGCCAACTTAGGGCGCGTATTGAGGAACTTAGGGCTGAGGGAGAGAAGGTAATTGAGAGTATTAGGGAGGGGTCTATTCATGTGATTTATGGTGCTAGGGAGTGGTTTGAAAGGTTTAGGTGGTTCATAACCAGTGGCGGTAAGCTGGTGATAGCAGGTAGGGATGCTGCGCAGAATGAGGTAATCGTGAGGCATTATTTAAGGCCTTGGGACATATTCGTACACGCCGACATACCAGGTGCTGCGGTTGTGGTTATTCGACTCTCGAACCCTAGTGATAATGCCAGTAATAGTGATATTTACGAGGCGGCGCAGTACGCTGCAGCCTATTCAAGGGCTTGGGTCATGGGTTTGTCAGTACTCGATGTATTCTATGTTAGGGGTGAGCAGGTGACCAAGAAGGCCCCGTCTGGTGAATACCTTGGTAAGGGTAGTTTCATGATCTATGGGACACGGGGTTGGATTAGAAATGTTGAACTTAGGCTTGGGATTGGCTTAAGGATAGATAACCTTAGTGATGCTTCCCTGATTAGGTTGATCACGGCACCATTAAGCATGGTTAGTTCTCTGACTAATTACTATGCCGTATTAAGGCCTGGGTCGAGGGATAAGGTCAATATTAGTAAGGAGATTTATAATTGGTTTAAGAGTAAGGTGCCTGGATTTACCAAGGTAATTAACTTGAGTAATGTTGTGGATGTGGTGCCGGGTCCATCGATTATTGAGGGTTTTTACGAGGGCAGTCCAATGCCGTGGGACAAATTAGAGAGTTTGGTGAAGTGA
- a CDS encoding Mut7-C RNAse domain-containing protein produces the protein MEIARVNTCVSLPISDDEVFVDSMLGWLVRWLRMLGVRVIYSPNFSDNELLNVNHLLVTKDRELFRKRSRLSLLLSTPRHVEWLSVLSLVLGFPLMLNMEKSLCPICGSRLVRVSRDSVIGKVPSSVLLRNNEFWLCTGCGKVYWVGSHHARINKELEVARGVLGTLSTSCVGNNLLIIRE, from the coding sequence TTGGAGATTGCCCGAGTTAATACCTGTGTTTCCCTGCCCATAAGTGATGATGAGGTTTTTGTCGATTCAATGCTTGGTTGGCTTGTTAGGTGGTTGAGGATGTTGGGTGTTAGGGTGATCTATAGTCCGAACTTTAGTGATAATGAGTTACTTAATGTAAATCATTTATTAGTTACTAAGGATAGGGAATTATTTAGGAAGAGGTCACGATTAAGCCTTCTACTGAGTACGCCTAGGCATGTTGAGTGGTTGTCCGTCTTATCATTGGTTCTTGGTTTTCCATTAATGCTAAACATGGAGAAAAGCCTATGCCCCATCTGTGGTTCAAGGCTTGTTAGGGTCAGTAGGGATTCGGTTATTGGTAAGGTACCAAGTAGCGTATTACTTAGGAATAATGAATTCTGGCTTTGTACTGGTTGCGGTAAGGTTTATTGGGTCGGTAGTCACCATGCACGTATAAATAAGGAATTAGAGGTTGCACGTGGCGTCTTAGGTACACTCAGTACCTCCTGTGTTGGCAATAATTTACTAATAATTCGTGAATAA
- a CDS encoding AMMECR1 domain-containing protein, which produces MQLFRPLNEQEYTSLIKYLRSRILERLGVKAEYDIDPTHLVKIAELKFGVFVSIEKLMYSDGMIKRVLRGSMGTIRPIKNLLEDSMTAATHAAFYDPRFSPISIAEFKNCVLEITIVSPLTDVSIDWVRRDMVLGYHGLYIVESGKASILLPQKVVEMAENYYQRVSKPLDNEGFIKELCESLKICNPMSIKAFETQIIYELRPDGNAIERKLYLNRLLKNSVKISVVTSG; this is translated from the coding sequence ATGCAATTATTCAGGCCACTTAATGAGCAGGAGTACACAAGCCTCATTAAGTACCTGAGGTCTAGGATTCTTGAGAGACTCGGTGTTAAGGCTGAGTATGATATTGATCCAACGCACCTGGTTAAGATTGCGGAGCTTAAGTTCGGGGTCTTCGTATCAATAGAGAAACTTATGTACTCAGATGGCATGATCAAGAGGGTTCTCAGGGGGAGCATGGGAACAATAAGGCCTATAAAGAATCTTCTCGAGGATTCCATGACAGCTGCAACGCACGCTGCATTTTATGACCCGAGATTCTCACCAATATCCATTGCTGAATTTAAGAATTGCGTGCTCGAGATCACAATCGTATCTCCCCTAACGGATGTCAGTATTGATTGGGTTAGGAGGGATATGGTGCTTGGTTATCATGGGTTGTACATCGTTGAATCAGGGAAAGCATCAATACTACTTCCACAGAAGGTTGTGGAGATGGCGGAGAATTATTATCAAAGGGTGAGTAAGCCACTTGATAATGAGGGCTTCATTAAGGAGCTTTGCGAATCCCTAAAGATATGCAATCCCATGAGTATTAAGGCATTTGAGACTCAAATAATATATGAATTGCGTCCTGATGGTAATGCAATCGAGCGTAAGCTTTACCTTAATAGGTTATTAAAGAATAGTGTAAAAATATCAGTAGTAACGAGTGGTTAA